The Streptomyces sp. HSG2 genome has a segment encoding these proteins:
- a CDS encoding 4'-phosphopantetheinyl transferase superfamily protein has protein sequence MTADVEGWLISLDDTAGYRWDDARCRADLSPEETRRAARFARAPASVSYVRGRSAVRRVLGSALGRRPRDVRIAVDPGGGPTLPDHPDHSASWSRTADVLLVAVGPVPRIGVDVEVIRRVGSPARVLGTCYPSVDALGDLGDPEAFFSAWTLLEASVKATGLGLARGARHVRLGRPPGSTRCVLAGVRDTGAFAWSGGTDRVSAPREGVEVMAAVVTGRSDAGALARSPGRRVGDGDAPSGGRPAGDHAGADRATGRSPLRLRLWQRPPDLCRPRASGPRATSPPPVAVRGTDR, from the coding sequence GTGACCGCCGACGTGGAGGGCTGGCTGATCTCACTGGACGACACGGCGGGGTACCGCTGGGACGACGCCCGTTGTCGCGCCGACCTGTCACCCGAGGAGACTCGGCGGGCAGCGCGTTTCGCGCGCGCTCCCGCGTCCGTCTCCTACGTGCGGGGCCGCTCCGCGGTGCGTCGGGTGCTGGGGAGTGCGCTCGGCCGGCGGCCCCGGGACGTGCGGATCGCCGTCGACCCGGGCGGTGGGCCGACGCTGCCGGACCATCCGGACCACTCGGCGAGCTGGTCCCGAACGGCCGACGTGTTGCTGGTGGCGGTGGGGCCCGTCCCGCGGATCGGGGTGGACGTGGAGGTGATCAGGCGGGTCGGGTCGCCGGCGAGGGTGCTGGGCACCTGCTACCCGAGCGTGGACGCGCTGGGCGACCTGGGGGATCCGGAGGCGTTCTTCTCCGCCTGGACGCTGTTGGAGGCGTCGGTGAAGGCGACGGGGCTGGGGCTGGCGCGCGGCGCCCGGCATGTTCGGCTGGGCCGGCCGCCGGGCTCGACGCGCTGCGTCCTGGCGGGCGTCCGGGACACCGGCGCGTTCGCCTGGTCCGGCGGCACCGACCGGGTGTCGGCGCCGAGGGAGGGGGTCGAGGTGATGGCCGCCGTGGTGACGGGTCGTAGTGACGCGGGCGCTCTCGCTCGCTCTCCCGGCCGCCGAGTCGGCGACGGCGACGCGCCGAGCGGGGGCCGGCCGGCCGGGGATCACGCAGGCGCGGACCGTGCGACGGGCCGCTCCCCTCTGCGACTGAGGCTCTGGCAGCGACCGCCCGACCTGTGCCGCCCACGCGCGTCGGGCCCGCGAGCGACGTCACCGCCCCCGGTCGCCGTTCGAGGAACGGACCGGTGA
- a CDS encoding NAD(P)/FAD-dependent oxidoreductase encodes MDYDVIVVGSGLGGLAAATTLQRGGKRTLLVERHSVPGGAATSFVRGRFEFEVSLHQLGGMGGHEPLKAVLDDLDVTRRLEWLEDGDLCRTVVPGEVDVVLPHDWKAMADVLDGIAPGNRRAIERFLRIVRETGLWQLTARVSLDRMEEQLQWLRTLPDVRRHALRTFREVLDEFFTDERLKIVLSSYWSYNGQLPHRIAFVDMARLLALYVETKPYQVVGGSQALSSALVESFEEAGGELWLNTVVDRIVTRDGAAVGVRLGDGETVGAGLVVSNAPSPTTYTRLLDDPDVVPARTLRDLRSRRLGSSATCLFLGLDASPGELGFTASTTFLSAGLDERAILRGAHSLEEPCPFMIVTCYDVRPTGFSPRGGSQVVLSSIQYSEPWESLAPEEYARAKDAYARSQLDLVESLVPGIRDVIEEAECATPLTFKRYTDQPGGAIYGFDQDITDSWLFHDEDLRQNVPGLLLTSNWTTAGGYNSNLVTAARRCRRLLEAGQ; translated from the coding sequence GTGGACTACGACGTGATCGTCGTCGGCAGCGGGTTGGGCGGGCTGGCCGCCGCCACGACTCTGCAACGCGGCGGCAAGCGAACCTTGTTGGTTGAGCGACACAGCGTGCCCGGCGGGGCGGCCACCTCGTTCGTTCGGGGCCGCTTCGAGTTCGAGGTGTCGCTGCACCAGTTGGGCGGCATGGGCGGACACGAACCGCTCAAGGCCGTGCTGGACGATCTTGACGTGACCCGTCGGCTGGAGTGGCTGGAGGACGGCGACCTGTGCCGGACTGTCGTGCCGGGCGAGGTGGACGTCGTCCTGCCGCACGACTGGAAGGCGATGGCGGACGTCCTGGACGGGATCGCTCCCGGCAACCGGCGGGCGATCGAGCGGTTCCTCCGGATCGTCAGGGAGACGGGGCTGTGGCAGCTGACGGCCCGGGTGAGCCTGGACCGGATGGAGGAACAGCTGCAGTGGCTGCGCACGCTGCCGGATGTGCGGCGCCACGCCCTGCGCACGTTTCGGGAGGTGCTCGACGAGTTCTTCACCGACGAGCGGCTGAAGATCGTGCTGTCCTCGTACTGGAGCTACAACGGTCAACTTCCGCACCGGATCGCCTTCGTGGACATGGCCCGGCTGCTCGCGCTGTATGTGGAGACCAAGCCGTACCAGGTGGTCGGGGGAAGTCAGGCTCTCTCCTCGGCGCTGGTGGAGTCGTTCGAGGAGGCCGGCGGGGAGCTGTGGCTCAACACGGTCGTCGACCGGATCGTCACGCGCGACGGCGCCGCGGTGGGGGTGCGGCTGGGCGACGGCGAAACGGTCGGCGCGGGGCTGGTGGTCTCCAACGCGCCTTCGCCGACGACCTACACGCGGCTGCTGGACGACCCGGACGTGGTGCCCGCGCGGACATTGCGGGACCTGCGGTCGCGACGGCTGGGCTCGTCCGCGACCTGCCTGTTCCTCGGGTTGGACGCCTCGCCGGGAGAGCTGGGCTTCACCGCCTCCACCACGTTCCTCTCGGCGGGCCTGGACGAGCGGGCGATCCTGCGGGGAGCCCACTCGTTGGAGGAGCCCTGTCCCTTCATGATCGTCACCTGCTACGACGTCCGACCCACCGGGTTCTCGCCACGTGGCGGTTCGCAGGTGGTGCTGTCGTCGATCCAGTACTCCGAGCCGTGGGAGTCGCTGGCACCGGAGGAGTACGCGAGAGCCAAGGACGCCTACGCACGGTCGCAGCTCGACCTGGTCGAGTCGTTGGTACCAGGCATCCGGGACGTGATCGAGGAGGCGGAGTGCGCCACCCCGCTGACCTTCAAGCGGTACACCGACCAGCCGGGCGGGGCGATCTACGGATTCGACCAGGACATCACCGACAGCTGGCTCTTCCACGACGAAGACCTGCGGCAGAACGTACCGGGGCTGCTGCTGACCAGCAACTGGACGACGGCGGGCGGATACAACTCGAACCTCGTGACCGCCGCCCGGCGGTGCCGGCGACTACTGGAGGCGGGGCAGTGA
- a CDS encoding AMP-binding protein, whose amino-acid sequence MMISEELRRRILDDRALGAGNVLHRLPLYGRADDERVLWLDGTWRAPSGDHPEVLTLGELREVVATYAGHYRRRGVRAKDAVAVVTTSITDFALHLMALTGIGAIASLVNANMPEETRREYIRRQRVVGIVTREPWYQDLRAHLEDDEPPAFVAVQDEIVPGDREYLPEGYPFRHAPNDPVLISHSSGTTGIPKSAFHTHETLFHGALSRLSDGLDCSTRARLLALPGHHVSAMSNTLLGLVLGAPVIHYTDPSGKAVLDGIERFRPTIVFGFTHTFMEMAGEDLDDRDLSCVEGFYASGDAAHVVHIKRLLEKGRHPVTGRDLKPRTEPGAIFLDIFGSTEMGYVLFDYVHRPGAPSMGRCIGRPMRFAEAAVLAEDGSVLPPGRVGRLGVRSRSLTPGFWNDNVRWHRQWLGGYFLTGDLVYRDGGNNFYHLDRTTDAIRTAEGMVYSAYTEELLLGEHPRIRDCTVVGVAEEGVRFGWENEGVAETYMLLNLMEGAAAPEDRTEWVNAALTRHGLPPVRGAVVVGEDEIPVGITGKVLKRVLRERARALAAAE is encoded by the coding sequence ATGATGATCAGTGAGGAGCTGCGCCGGAGGATCCTCGACGACCGGGCCCTGGGCGCGGGCAACGTGCTGCACCGTCTGCCGCTGTACGGGCGGGCCGACGACGAGCGGGTGCTGTGGTTGGACGGTACCTGGCGGGCGCCCTCCGGCGACCATCCCGAGGTGCTCACCCTCGGGGAGTTGCGGGAGGTGGTGGCCACGTACGCGGGCCACTATCGGCGCCGGGGGGTACGGGCCAAGGACGCTGTCGCCGTCGTGACCACCTCCATCACCGACTTCGCGTTGCATCTGATGGCGCTGACCGGCATCGGTGCCATCGCCTCGTTGGTGAACGCGAACATGCCGGAGGAGACGCGACGCGAGTACATCCGCCGGCAGCGGGTGGTGGGCATCGTGACCCGCGAGCCGTGGTATCAGGACCTTCGGGCCCACCTGGAGGACGACGAGCCACCGGCCTTCGTGGCGGTCCAGGACGAGATCGTGCCCGGGGACCGGGAGTACCTGCCGGAGGGGTACCCCTTCCGGCACGCGCCGAACGATCCCGTTCTGATCTCGCACTCCTCGGGGACGACGGGCATCCCGAAGTCGGCCTTCCACACCCACGAGACCTTGTTCCATGGGGCGTTGAGCCGGTTGTCGGACGGACTCGACTGCAGCACCCGGGCTCGGCTGTTGGCGTTGCCCGGCCATCACGTGTCGGCGATGTCGAACACGTTGTTGGGGCTGGTGCTCGGGGCACCGGTGATCCATTACACCGATCCCAGCGGGAAGGCCGTGCTGGACGGGATCGAGAGGTTCCGTCCGACCATCGTGTTCGGCTTCACACACACCTTCATGGAGATGGCGGGGGAGGATCTGGACGACCGGGACCTGTCCTGTGTCGAGGGATTCTACGCCTCAGGCGACGCCGCCCACGTGGTGCACATCAAGCGCCTGTTGGAGAAGGGGCGGCATCCTGTGACGGGCCGCGACCTGAAGCCGAGGACGGAGCCGGGGGCGATCTTCCTGGACATCTTCGGTTCGACCGAGATGGGCTACGTCCTGTTCGACTACGTCCACCGGCCGGGTGCGCCGAGCATGGGTCGCTGTATCGGGCGTCCGATGCGGTTCGCGGAGGCGGCGGTCCTGGCGGAGGACGGGTCGGTGTTGCCGCCGGGCAGGGTGGGGCGGCTCGGGGTGCGCTCCCGGTCGTTGACGCCGGGTTTCTGGAACGACAACGTGCGTTGGCACCGGCAGTGGCTGGGTGGCTACTTCCTCACGGGCGACCTGGTGTACCGGGACGGCGGCAACAACTTCTACCACCTGGATCGCACCACCGACGCCATCCGCACCGCCGAGGGCATGGTGTACAGCGCCTACACCGAGGAGTTGTTGCTCGGCGAGCATCCCCGGATCCGGGACTGCACGGTGGTCGGGGTGGCCGAGGAGGGCGTGCGGTTCGGCTGGGAGAACGAGGGTGTCGCGGAGACGTACATGTTGCTGAACCTCATGGAGGGGGCCGCGGCACCGGAGGACCGGACGGAGTGGGTGAACGCGGCGCTGACCCGGCACGGCTTGCCGCCGGTGCGGGGGGCGGTGGTCGTCGGCGAGGACGAGATTCCGGTGGGTATCACCGGCAAGGTGCTCAAGCGCGTGCTGCGCGAGCGGGCTCGGGCGTTGGCCGCGGCCGAGTAG
- a CDS encoding FAD/NAD(P)-binding protein, giving the protein MTLPQPTRAVCVVGAGPRGLAVIERLSARHTDGRPLLVHVVDPYPPGPGRTWRTEQPPHLLMNTVTSQVSQFTDDSVRCSGPIRPGPSLHEWLHRRPDGPWSAAERLGPDDYPTRAQYGHYLEWVFRRLIDDAPAGLGHVVHRRTAVALDDGPDGRQRLTLDDGSRIEGLDTVVLALGHGANEPTDEETSLAACARASGVRYLPPGNPADADLDAVRPGEVVAVRGLGLAFFDVLSLLTEGRGGKFVPSPEGLRYLPSGQEPVMYAGSRRGVPYHARGENQKGPSGRHEPLFLTPEAIRRVRATPGATFRRDVWPLLDAEVRAVHHHALLALRAGRASADRFLVEYRAAPAPERREVARRHGLSRADEWDWSAVERPWGERVFSGREDFHRWLLAHLRADVRHARAGNVDDPVKAALDVLRDLRNEVRLAIDHAGITGTSYRDEVVGWFTPLNAYLSIGPPLSRVEEMIALVESGILRVVGPGARVAPVPGGGGFLVDSTEVAGPPVTATTLVDARIAEPDLRRSTNPLLRHLLATGQCRPYRIPDADGGRGYESGGLDVTARPYRVVDAAGVGHPRRFAYGVPTEYVHWATAAGIRPGVGSVILEDADAIARAAMEP; this is encoded by the coding sequence GTGACCTTGCCGCAGCCGACCAGGGCGGTGTGCGTGGTGGGGGCGGGGCCGCGAGGGCTCGCCGTCATCGAGCGGTTGAGCGCCCGTCACACGGACGGGCGCCCGCTGCTGGTCCACGTGGTCGACCCGTATCCGCCGGGGCCCGGCCGCACATGGCGTACGGAGCAGCCGCCCCACCTGCTCATGAACACGGTGACCTCGCAGGTCAGCCAGTTCACCGACGACAGTGTCCGCTGCTCCGGCCCGATCCGGCCGGGCCCGAGCCTGCACGAGTGGCTGCACCGTCGTCCGGACGGCCCGTGGAGCGCCGCGGAGCGGCTCGGCCCGGACGACTACCCCACCCGGGCCCAGTACGGCCACTACCTGGAGTGGGTCTTCCGACGCCTGATCGACGACGCCCCCGCCGGGCTGGGCCACGTCGTCCACCGGCGAACCGCGGTCGCGCTGGACGACGGGCCGGACGGCCGCCAACGCCTCACCCTGGACGACGGCTCCCGCATCGAAGGACTGGACACCGTGGTCCTGGCCCTCGGGCACGGAGCCAACGAACCGACCGACGAGGAGACGTCGTTGGCCGCCTGCGCGAGAGCGAGCGGGGTGCGCTATCTGCCGCCGGGCAACCCCGCGGACGCGGACCTGGACGCGGTGCGGCCCGGCGAGGTCGTGGCGGTCCGCGGCCTGGGGCTCGCCTTCTTCGACGTCCTCTCCCTCCTCACCGAGGGACGAGGGGGGAAGTTCGTCCCCTCCCCCGAGGGCCTGCGGTACCTTCCCTCCGGCCAGGAGCCGGTGATGTACGCCGGTTCCCGGCGCGGCGTCCCCTACCATGCCCGAGGGGAGAACCAGAAGGGACCGTCGGGCCGGCACGAGCCGCTGTTCCTGACACCGGAGGCGATCCGCCGCGTCAGGGCCACGCCGGGTGCCACCTTCCGGCGGGACGTGTGGCCACTGCTGGACGCGGAGGTGCGCGCGGTCCACCACCACGCCCTGCTCGCCCTGCGGGCCGGGCGCGCCTCGGCCGACCGATTCCTGGTCGAGTACCGGGCCGCACCCGCTCCCGAACGCCGCGAGGTCGCGCGCCGGCACGGCCTGTCGCGGGCGGACGAGTGGGACTGGAGCGCGGTGGAACGCCCCTGGGGCGAGCGAGTCTTCTCCGGCCGGGAGGACTTCCACCGATGGCTCCTGGCCCACCTGCGCGCGGATGTGCGGCACGCCCGCGCCGGAAACGTGGACGATCCGGTCAAGGCGGCCTTGGACGTCCTTCGTGACCTGCGCAACGAGGTCCGGCTCGCCATCGACCACGCCGGGATCACCGGCACGTCCTACCGCGACGAGGTGGTGGGCTGGTTCACCCCGCTCAACGCCTACCTGTCCATCGGCCCGCCCCTGTCCCGCGTGGAGGAGATGATCGCCCTCGTGGAGAGCGGGATCCTGCGGGTGGTCGGCCCGGGCGCCCGGGTCGCGCCGGTTCCGGGCGGCGGCGGGTTCCTCGTCGACTCCACCGAGGTCGCCGGGCCCCCCGTCACGGCGACGACCCTCGTCGACGCCCGCATAGCCGAGCCGGACCTGCGCCGCAGCACGAACCCGCTGCTCCGTCACCTGCTCGCCACCGGACAGTGTCGGCCGTACCGGATCCCCGACGCCGACGGCGGACGCGGCTATGAGAGCGGCGGCCTGGACGTCACCGCGCGTCCCTACCGCGTGGTGGACGCCGCGGGCGTCGGGCACCCGCGACGGTTCGCCTACGGGGTGCCCACCGAGTACGTGCACTGGGCCACCGCCGCGGGCATCCGGCCCGGCGTCGGCTCGGTGATCCTGGAGGACGCCGACGCCATCGCCCGTGCGGCGATGGAACCTTGA
- a CDS encoding lyase family protein: protein MSRAPKPRSRPPSARRGSGTGAGTDSGLLSPVWAGTPVEAITSDEAWLAAMTEFEAALAAAQARMGAVPGSTAEALRAVWADPGLDPVELARVGREAANPVVHFVRRLTERVAERDAEAARHVHAGSTSQDVLDSAAMLIATRTLVLLRDDLARIRLALARLAGEHRSTLAVARTLTQHAVPTTFGARAAGWLTLVCDAHDRVDALVRAGLPVSMGGAAGTLAGYHDHLVAAGVPGDHPELRLADLVADELGLARPMGPWHAVRTPVVDLAAVLGFVGGALGKFAADVLVLARTEIGEVAEPAAVGRGQSSAMPQKRNPVLSTLVVTAARQLPVYALVLGQSMVAEDERSSGAWHAEWQPLRECLRLAGGAGHTAAELAEGLTVSAARARANLALTGSGPVSERLSVALMPELGRQRAKDAVARAVRATEKGVPAAEALRDALKEAGLVDGRSACLDSLDELLDPERYLGAAGRLVDRATARAGSATSPLDPSEGLETTHDDQ, encoded by the coding sequence ATGTCACGCGCCCCGAAGCCACGGTCCCGGCCCCCCTCCGCGCGACGCGGGTCGGGCACCGGCGCCGGGACCGACTCGGGTCTGTTGTCGCCGGTATGGGCCGGGACCCCGGTGGAGGCGATCACCTCGGATGAGGCATGGCTGGCGGCGATGACCGAGTTCGAGGCAGCCCTGGCCGCGGCCCAGGCCCGGATGGGGGCGGTACCGGGGTCGACGGCGGAGGCGCTCCGCGCGGTGTGGGCGGACCCGGGCCTGGACCCGGTCGAGCTGGCCCGTGTCGGCAGGGAGGCCGCCAACCCGGTCGTCCACTTCGTCAGGCGGCTCACCGAGAGGGTGGCCGAGCGGGACGCGGAGGCGGCTCGCCACGTGCACGCCGGGTCCACCAGCCAGGACGTGCTGGACTCGGCCGCGATGCTGATCGCGACGCGGACGCTGGTCCTGCTCCGCGACGACCTCGCGCGCATCCGCCTCGCCCTCGCCCGGCTGGCGGGTGAGCACCGCTCCACCCTCGCGGTCGCCCGCACGCTGACGCAGCATGCCGTGCCGACCACCTTCGGCGCCCGGGCGGCCGGTTGGCTGACCCTGGTCTGCGACGCCCACGACCGGGTGGACGCCCTGGTGAGGGCCGGGCTCCCGGTCTCGATGGGCGGCGCGGCCGGGACCCTGGCCGGCTACCACGACCATCTGGTCGCCGCCGGCGTGCCGGGTGACCACCCCGAGCTGCGACTCGCGGACCTGGTCGCGGACGAGCTGGGACTGGCGCGTCCGATGGGGCCCTGGCACGCGGTGCGTACCCCCGTGGTGGATCTCGCCGCCGTGCTGGGTTTCGTGGGCGGCGCGCTCGGCAAGTTCGCGGCGGACGTGCTGGTGCTGGCCCGGACCGAGATCGGCGAGGTGGCCGAGCCGGCGGCGGTGGGTCGTGGCCAGTCGTCGGCGATGCCGCAGAAGCGCAACCCGGTGCTGAGCACCCTGGTGGTGACGGCCGCTCGGCAGCTTCCGGTGTACGCCTTGGTGTTGGGCCAGTCGATGGTGGCCGAGGACGAGCGGTCCTCGGGTGCCTGGCATGCCGAGTGGCAGCCCTTGCGGGAGTGTCTGCGGTTGGCGGGCGGCGCCGGGCACACCGCGGCGGAGCTGGCCGAGGGCCTGACCGTGTCGGCCGCGCGGGCCCGCGCCAATCTGGCGCTGACCGGGAGCGGCCCGGTGTCGGAGCGTCTTTCCGTCGCGCTGATGCCCGAGTTGGGCCGGCAGCGGGCCAAGGATGCCGTGGCCCGCGCGGTGCGGGCCACGGAGAAGGGGGTGCCCGCGGCGGAGGCGCTGCGGGATGCCCTCAAGGAGGCGGGACTCGTCGACGGACGGTCCGCGTGCCTCGACTCGCTCGACGAACTTCTCGATCCGGAGCGCTATCTGGGCGCCGCCGGACGCCTGGTCGACCGTGCCACAGCTCGTGCGGGCTCGGCGACCTCCCCTCTCGACCCCTCGGAAGGACTGGAGACCACACATGATGATCAGTGA
- a CDS encoding FAD-binding oxidoreductase produces the protein MTFDDAEQDMGEPPYTPAVNPLARLLDGVDDVVRRLREQAERQPEHPAEARAEVEPLHPRGLDLTLSEIVEETPTTRTLRLRASDGGSLPPFRAGQYISLDVAVDGVETNRAFSISSSPNRLDHYDLTVRRLPGGLVSGHLLDRVAVGDRFTSGGPMGTFTHDPLFHGDDVLFLAGGSGVAPAMSMIREIVESRLPRRMTLLYGSRRSDDIIFKDELDAIERDHPSIVVHHVLAENEPGWAGAVKPLDAALIGELVGPLDGRMVYLCGPAYKYPYLTAQLRSLGLPGRRVRKEANYVALPPPKAPGWPAGLDPEQEVTVDVRGRGSFRMPRGRELLYALEENGMPPEASCRSGECGDCRVKVCSGEVFHAEEARVRMADRESGHAHSCVAYPLTDIEVDFRPGRGF, from the coding sequence GTGACCTTCGACGACGCGGAGCAGGACATGGGAGAACCGCCCTACACCCCGGCGGTCAATCCCCTGGCCCGTCTGCTCGACGGTGTGGACGACGTCGTCAGACGCCTCCGAGAGCAGGCGGAGCGACAACCGGAGCACCCCGCGGAGGCGCGTGCCGAGGTGGAGCCGCTGCACCCCCGCGGCCTCGACCTCACCCTGTCCGAGATCGTCGAGGAGACCCCGACGACGAGAACTCTGCGCCTGCGGGCGTCCGACGGCGGGAGCCTGCCTCCGTTCCGGGCCGGTCAGTACATCAGCCTGGACGTCGCCGTCGACGGGGTGGAGACGAACCGGGCGTTCTCCATCTCCTCCAGTCCGAACCGGCTCGACCACTACGACCTCACGGTGCGCCGACTGCCGGGCGGGCTGGTCAGCGGCCATCTCCTCGACCGGGTGGCCGTCGGCGACCGCTTCACCAGTGGTGGTCCGATGGGCACCTTCACCCACGACCCGCTGTTCCACGGGGACGACGTGCTGTTCCTGGCGGGCGGCTCCGGGGTGGCGCCCGCGATGAGCATGATCCGGGAGATCGTGGAGTCGCGCCTGCCGCGGCGCATGACCTTGCTCTACGGGTCCCGGCGGTCGGACGACATCATCTTCAAGGACGAACTGGACGCCATCGAGCGTGACCACCCCAGCATCGTGGTGCACCACGTGCTCGCCGAGAACGAGCCGGGTTGGGCGGGGGCGGTCAAGCCGCTGGACGCCGCGCTGATCGGGGAACTGGTCGGTCCGCTCGACGGGCGGATGGTCTATCTGTGCGGGCCCGCCTACAAGTACCCCTATCTGACAGCCCAGTTGCGCTCCCTGGGGCTACCCGGTCGACGCGTTCGCAAGGAGGCCAACTACGTGGCCCTTCCGCCGCCGAAGGCGCCCGGCTGGCCGGCCGGATTGGACCCCGAGCAGGAGGTCACCGTCGACGTACGGGGGAGGGGGTCCTTCCGCATGCCCCGCGGCCGGGAGTTGCTCTACGCGCTGGAGGAGAACGGTATGCCCCCGGAGGCCTCCTGCCGGTCCGGCGAGTGCGGGGACTGCCGGGTCAAGGTCTGCTCCGGCGAGGTCTTCCACGCGGAGGAGGCACGCGTGCGCATGGCGGACCGCGAATCCGGCCACGCCCACTCCTGTGTGGCCTACCCTCTCACCGACATCGAGGTGGATTTCAGGCCCGGCAGGGGATTCTAG
- a CDS encoding C45 family peptidase → MNSDTPAPFIELHGDAYELGRQHGAARAEGLRAFLDDGTARLDRLLDAPVSGKALRETLAAFRVEIEAGVPELAEEIRGLADGAGLDADEALLLQLRRELLGYRGTRRPSGDCTTYARVSPGGRATLAQTVDLNGDLDDQTAVLSIRRTGSPRRVMTLSFGGLLGYLGMNSDGLAVGINLVLGGAWEPGVPPYLAVRHVLDNAASVEEALELLHGLRLASSRSLTLCDERHAAWVEAMDGDKRVVRGPALVHANHFLHPDFVPYDELNVFAKNGSLRRWDACSVRLRALPDDAPVDDHLAVLTTPPVFVPDDGDIRRERTVAVVAMRPREGELRLLGSRPDQEARVFSFTGNARSGSARTGGAVRG, encoded by the coding sequence ATGAACTCCGACACACCCGCTCCCTTCATCGAACTGCACGGTGATGCCTATGAGTTGGGACGTCAACACGGTGCCGCGCGGGCCGAGGGACTCCGCGCCTTCCTGGACGACGGAACGGCCCGACTGGACCGACTCCTGGACGCCCCGGTGTCCGGGAAGGCCCTGAGGGAGACCCTGGCGGCCTTCCGCGTGGAGATCGAAGCCGGGGTGCCCGAACTCGCCGAGGAGATCCGGGGGCTCGCCGACGGCGCCGGTCTCGACGCGGACGAGGCTCTCCTGCTCCAGCTCCGCCGCGAGCTGCTGGGCTACCGGGGCACCCGACGTCCGTCGGGCGACTGCACCACCTACGCCCGGGTCTCCCCCGGCGGCCGGGCCACGCTGGCCCAGACCGTCGATCTCAACGGCGACCTCGACGATCAGACGGCGGTACTGTCCATCCGTCGCACGGGGTCGCCGCGCCGGGTGATGACACTCAGCTTCGGCGGGCTCCTCGGCTACCTCGGCATGAACAGCGACGGACTGGCCGTCGGTATCAACCTGGTGTTGGGAGGAGCCTGGGAGCCCGGGGTGCCACCCTATCTGGCGGTACGTCATGTGCTGGACAACGCCGCGTCGGTGGAGGAGGCGCTGGAGCTTCTCCACGGACTTCGCCTGGCGAGCTCCCGGTCGCTGACCCTGTGCGACGAGCGACACGCCGCCTGGGTGGAGGCGATGGACGGCGACAAGCGGGTCGTGCGCGGCCCCGCTCTCGTCCACGCCAATCATTTCCTACACCCGGACTTCGTTCCCTACGACGAGTTGAACGTGTTCGCCAAGAACGGCTCCCTGCGAAGGTGGGACGCCTGCTCGGTCAGGCTGAGGGCACTACCCGACGACGCCCCGGTCGACGACCACTTGGCGGTGTTGACGACGCCCCCCGTCTTCGTGCCGGACGACGGGGACATCCGACGCGAGCGGACCGTCGCCGTGGTGGCGATGCGTCCGCGCGAGGGTGAACTCCGGCTGCTCGGGTCCCGTCCGGACCAGGAGGCCCGGGTGTTCTCCTTCACGGGGAACGCCCGGTCCGGTTCGGCGAGGACCGGCGGGGCGGTGCGAGGGTGA
- a CDS encoding acyl carrier protein, producing MPAELRDVVVGALRDMNFEVDSASEDTPLGEGGLELESLSLAELVMQLDTFGVEFSDEEMEKLTGMTLGEFTKEAERRAAAK from the coding sequence ATGCCTGCTGAACTGCGTGATGTCGTCGTCGGCGCCCTTCGCGACATGAACTTCGAGGTGGATTCGGCAAGCGAAGACACCCCGCTCGGCGAGGGGGGTCTCGAATTGGAGTCCCTTTCCCTGGCCGAGCTGGTCATGCAGCTGGACACCTTCGGCGTCGAATTCTCCGACGAGGAGATGGAAAAACTCACGGGCATGACACTCGGAGAATTCACGAAGGAGGCCGAACGCCGCGCCGCGGCCAAGTGA